One segment of Thermodesulfovibrio sp. 3907-1M DNA contains the following:
- a CDS encoding PEGA domain-containing protein produces MRKVLSGLIGLTLIASGCGTIVHGTKQELSINTEPPGATAIVETQSCVTPCTMTVSRKAEKITIKKDGFEKTYDLSKHFNAGATILGNILWLLPGVVIDAISGGAMTIDPVNIKLDEKKQSGILFEKGKTTVFEIENLWGKPIKISQNDNMMTYHYIGKVTTKNGIQEIKVVVNREGKVQDIQF; encoded by the coding sequence ATGAGAAAAGTTTTATCAGGACTTATTGGACTAACATTAATAGCTTCGGGTTGTGGAACGATTGTTCATGGAACGAAACAGGAGCTCTCTATCAACACCGAACCACCTGGTGCAACGGCTATTGTTGAGACTCAATCTTGTGTAACTCCATGCACGATGACAGTATCAAGAAAAGCTGAAAAGATTACGATTAAAAAGGATGGCTTTGAGAAAACCTATGATCTTTCAAAACATTTTAATGCTGGTGCTACAATTCTTGGAAATATTCTGTGGTTACTCCCTGGTGTTGTCATTGATGCCATTTCAGGTGGAGCTATGACAATTGATCCTGTAAATATCAAACTTGATGAGAAAAAGCAATCAGGAATACTTTTTGAAAAAGGTAAAACCACAGTTTTTGAGATTGAAAACCTCTGGGGCAAACCAATAAAAATCAGCCAAAACGATAACATGATGACCTATCACTACATAGGCAAAGTGACCACAAAAAATGGAATTCAAGAAATAAAAGTTGTAGTAAACAGAGAAGGCAAAGTACAGGATATACAATTTTAA
- a CDS encoding tetratricopeptide repeat protein: MRLLRIFLFLVLVAYLSGCEPIRITHTIELMDMETSKETVQAKKISREVLFIVDDTKKYKATHANYSAGVIHDFVFPTGHYIKQALPVISSCFEKFRIEPSVSTIPDKDALVINANVSSMDVRFDCCLPLVFNANTTLQFILYDNDFIMLSLPVYSDGKGSLSKPGLFATMSDKDYAQVAYQSIREAVKNSVDVIYDAINNPKKVIADAKQIINKNPSNTGAYKVIANRALKTGDYAEALAAAQMLTQLAPKDTDGYFLLYKIYKAQKKIKDAVTQLEHAVSLNPGNAILFVHLYDFYIEQDKFDKAINALKRYMEARPDDKNAAVRLGLLYLKAGKYDDAVSIANKMIDALKFYGIGAPIVKKDDSIVITSVEPGGPAEKAGIKPGDEITEIDGRSTEELKFEDVIKKLRGSEGTNVTLTIKRKEVEEPFKIVIERQKFYSNPALVADYMAIIAMAEIQKGNINEAKRAMDEALNIAKSTNVYASTLKAHACLLMALNEYDRVIENYSKRNEGYLQLMVAIAYAKKGMYENAIKVYKNLNKKDLPISDNTLKAFYEAMKPYVEEMEKEALNYEKSGDAISALKIYAGILGIVSEEKASSIRSKIARIIAKNPSIIEISGIAREHFLKSEVLYNAGRYEEALQELEMAKSYIPFNPQIYFSSSLVCEKLGDYSCAIKNMEIVLQLQPNHPQAQTIRDQIYKWKFILEKEL, translated from the coding sequence ATGAGACTCTTAAGAATTTTTCTTTTTTTAGTTCTTGTTGCTTATCTTTCAGGATGCGAACCAATAAGAATAACCCATACAATTGAACTAATGGACATGGAAACTTCAAAGGAGACAGTGCAAGCAAAAAAGATCTCTCGTGAAGTCTTATTCATTGTAGATGATACAAAAAAGTATAAAGCAACTCACGCAAATTACTCTGCAGGAGTTATACATGATTTTGTTTTTCCCACAGGACACTACATTAAGCAAGCTCTTCCAGTTATTTCATCATGTTTTGAAAAATTCAGGATTGAACCTTCTGTTTCCACAATACCCGATAAAGACGCTTTAGTAATCAATGCTAATGTGAGCAGTATGGATGTAAGGTTTGATTGTTGTCTTCCTCTTGTTTTTAATGCAAATACAACGCTTCAGTTTATTCTCTATGATAATGACTTTATAATGTTGTCTCTTCCTGTTTATTCAGATGGAAAGGGAAGCCTTTCAAAACCAGGGCTTTTTGCAACAATGAGTGATAAAGATTATGCTCAGGTAGCTTATCAATCAATTAGAGAAGCAGTTAAAAACTCTGTTGATGTAATCTACGATGCAATAAACAATCCTAAAAAAGTAATCGCTGATGCAAAGCAAATAATTAATAAAAATCCATCAAATACCGGTGCATATAAAGTTATAGCTAATCGTGCATTAAAGACTGGTGATTATGCTGAAGCTCTGGCTGCAGCTCAGATGCTCACTCAGCTTGCTCCAAAGGATACAGATGGTTACTTTCTGCTTTATAAGATTTACAAAGCCCAGAAAAAAATTAAGGATGCAGTAACTCAACTTGAACATGCAGTGAGTTTAAATCCGGGTAATGCCATTTTATTTGTTCATCTTTATGATTTCTACATTGAGCAGGATAAATTTGATAAGGCTATTAATGCATTGAAGAGGTACATGGAAGCAAGACCTGATGATAAAAATGCAGCAGTTCGTCTTGGACTGCTTTACCTGAAAGCAGGGAAATATGACGATGCCGTATCCATTGCTAATAAGATGATTGATGCTTTAAAATTTTATGGAATTGGAGCCCCCATTGTAAAGAAGGATGACTCTATAGTTATCACCTCCGTTGAGCCAGGAGGTCCTGCAGAAAAAGCAGGGATAAAACCAGGAGATGAAATTACTGAGATAGATGGAAGATCAACTGAGGAATTAAAATTTGAAGATGTAATAAAGAAATTAAGAGGCAGCGAAGGCACAAATGTTACTCTAACCATAAAAAGAAAAGAGGTTGAAGAGCCATTTAAAATAGTCATTGAAAGACAGAAATTTTACAGTAATCCAGCCCTTGTAGCAGATTATATGGCAATTATTGCAATGGCTGAAATCCAGAAAGGAAATATCAATGAAGCAAAAAGAGCAATGGATGAAGCTTTAAATATAGCAAAATCTACCAATGTATATGCAAGCACACTGAAAGCTCATGCCTGTCTTTTAATGGCTCTTAATGAATATGACAGAGTTATTGAGAATTATTCAAAACGGAATGAAGGTTATCTGCAGCTTATGGTTGCCATTGCCTATGCTAAAAAAGGCATGTATGAAAACGCAATCAAAGTTTATAAAAATCTCAACAAAAAAGACCTGCCAATCTCGGATAACACACTTAAAGCTTTCTACGAAGCTATGAAACCATATGTAGAGGAGATGGAAAAGGAGGCTTTAAATTACGAAAAATCAGGCGATGCTATATCCGCCCTTAAAATCTATGCAGGAATTTTAGGTATAGTCTCAGAAGAAAAAGCTTCATCGATAAGAAGTAAAATAGCAAGAATCATTGCCAAGAATCCATCCATTATTGAAATTTCAGGCATTGCAAGAGAGCACTTCTTGAAATCTGAAGTTTTATACAATGCCGGCAGATACGAAGAAGCTCTACAGGAACTTGAAATGGCAAAATCTTACATCCCCTTTAATCCTCAGATTTATTTCAGCTCTTCTCTTGTTTGTGAAAAGTTGGGTGATTACAGCTGCGCAATAAAAAATATGGAAATAGTTCTGCAGTTACAGCCCAATCATCCTCAGGCACAGACAATCAGAGATCAGATTTATAAATGGAAGTTTATTCTTGAAAAAGAGCTTTAA
- a CDS encoding prepilin-type N-terminal cleavage/methylation domain-containing protein, producing MLIQSKKGLTLVEIAIVLVILGLLLGLGVSLIGPLTKRAKLTETRETVKQAKEAVLGYAVKNGYLPSDLDSAGARKLDAWGRALQYYPVSELLGSSKYVCAVNSTSYEVRECTDTQCSTYNTKSNIAFIVYSKGEDSDGSCTGVSSPFYIREQGMPYISPCTYTPTNPQYYYDDVVAYVSLDEIRDLVGCPKFRITTEFLHYGYQGLRYGAQISVTGGFPNFTWNITGLPSGLFLQDSGSCTYDAVSLPCSNASPCICGTPLNYGTFPITINVTDSKNQIASKTLSLTIYPSETTTTTTTTTTTTTTTTTTTTTTTTTLSCASCGMYNTYGQCRSNCRGIGRSCVFAYCGPLWCWQCVP from the coding sequence ATGCTAATTCAATCAAAAAAAGGGCTAACCCTGGTAGAGATTGCCATAGTCCTTGTAATTCTAGGCTTGCTTTTAGGGCTTGGAGTAAGTCTTATAGGACCTCTCACAAAGCGAGCAAAGTTAACTGAAACGAGGGAAACAGTAAAGCAAGCAAAAGAAGCAGTTCTTGGATATGCAGTGAAAAACGGTTATCTTCCATCAGATCTTGACTCTGCAGGTGCAAGAAAACTTGATGCATGGGGAAGGGCTTTGCAGTATTATCCAGTGAGTGAACTTCTCGGTTCTTCAAAATATGTTTGTGCTGTAAATTCAACATCTTATGAAGTCAGAGAATGCACTGATACTCAATGCTCAACATACAATACAAAGTCAAATATTGCTTTTATTGTGTATTCAAAGGGTGAGGATTCTGATGGAAGCTGTACAGGAGTGAGCTCCCCTTTTTATATAAGAGAACAGGGGATGCCATATATTAGCCCTTGCACCTATACTCCAACAAATCCTCAGTATTATTATGATGATGTTGTTGCCTATGTATCTCTTGATGAGATAAGAGATCTGGTAGGATGTCCAAAATTTAGAATAACAACAGAGTTTTTACATTATGGTTATCAGGGTTTGCGTTATGGTGCTCAGATAAGTGTTACAGGAGGATTTCCAAATTTTACTTGGAATATAACAGGACTTCCTTCAGGACTTTTTTTACAGGATTCAGGAAGCTGCACCTATGATGCTGTTAGCCTGCCATGCAGTAATGCCTCTCCATGCATATGCGGAACTCCTTTAAATTATGGAACATTTCCAATTACAATTAATGTAACAGACAGTAAAAATCAGATTGCATCAAAAACACTTTCATTAACCATTTATCCGTCTGAAACTACGACAACAACAACAACAACTACTACTACTACCACTACTACCACTACAACTACTACAACTACTACCACAACATTGTCCTGTGCCTCCTGTGGAATGTATAACACTTACGGACAATGTAGGAGTAATTGCAGAGGAATAGGAAGGAGCTGTGTTTTTGCTTATTGTGGCCCACTTTGGTGCTGGCAATGTGTTCCTTAA